In Porites lutea chromosome 8, jaPorLute2.1, whole genome shotgun sequence, the genomic stretch CAGCATTGCGCTGTAGCTCGTTTCATCTTAAAACAGTGATTTTTCTACGAATGTACGTATGTAGCTGATATGTACAATGTTGTCTGCTACTGAAAGTGTTtttgtactgtgaattaataGACTTAAGTGCAGTTTAAAGGCGAGTGTAAGCCTGGTTTCAGCTActgaacacttaaaactgtaagtggagtcaAAAAAGTGGCGTCATCATAATGACCTCTTTTATACgaacacctctctaatacggacacttcgctctgtcccttcggtgtccgtattagagaggtttgactgtatgctCATTATTTAATGATGTTAACAAGTTTTGTGATTTGATCTGAAAAAATTAATCTCCTTTAAGGTTTTCTCTACATTCACCCCATAGACCCTGAGGGAGACTAGTATAGTAAAAGGACAAATTGATGATTATGAAAGCTACAATGGACTGATTTTTAGAACACAGGTTTTAGTGAATTCTTTGAGAATTGTATGTTGAGCATTGCAGTTTGGACTTTGgcttaaagtttttaaaaaatgtttttcatctCGAATTACCTGTAAAACTGTTGAACTTCTTCACATCGTAGAGGGGTGATAAGGATGCCAGTTATGTACCTGTACAACCAATTGTTGCTTTCCTGTAAGGCCTATTGTGTCACATTTAAACAAGATAATGAAatcaaatgttttcaaaacagttCAGAATAAGATGTCATTAAAATGAAGCAAGTGAGTGAAAGTGAGTACATCAGTTTTTGCATTGTTAAATTTTGACTGGTCTGCTTAGTGGTTAATGCCATTAGAGGGTTGTCAATAGGTCAATAGGGGCTCAAGCTAGGGAATGGGGATTCCCCCAGCTACTAAGAGCAtgacccctggctactttcataggaagcaaaataaataaataaataaatgattacaGGGCAACTTGAAATCTCAGTGACAGCCCTGAATTGTGGAGAGGTGACTGCTTGTTGTAGAGATGTTGGTAGAGAACATCTCCTAATTAAACCATTTGGCTGGCTGTTTGTTAGTTGAGAGGTTGAAGCAAAGTTAACATATGGACTGGTCAGTTTATCAGCTGTTAATGAAAAGAGGTGGTCATCAGTTGAGTTTTATTGTCACATGTCACCTCATGGTGAGTACATGACTGCATCTCCATGAGCTCTTTCTGATTGAAAAATCGTAATTATCTTTTATTTCCACTTTGATTAGCTGCATAGCATTTGTGGATAAGGACTTTTGTGTATAAAAATGTTAACATTAATCACTAAAAAAACTTGTACTTGAACTTAATCTATAGATCTATAGTCATTATAGAGAGTACCCTGTGCTTATAAGTGATTTCACCAATGTTTTCAATCTGGATCTTTCTCTGTTTTTTTAGGCAAAGTTTGCAGCATCATTATACTGGTTGGTTTTCCGTGCCACTGAAGATGGAGAGTTTGAGAACATTCCCTCTCAAGTCACCAGTCCTATTCAACGTGACTCAGAGGTATACACGTACAGTCTATACATCCACACTGTCTTTTTGATCATAGAGATGATGCCATAAATATGCCCAAAAATGCAATATTCAAGTCAGTTTAATGGCAATTAATCTCATTGAAAAATTGGCAACATTTATGGCATCTTTTAAGAGTGCAGAAAATATTTAGTTTTTGTAAGTCTAAGGCCATCTTCAGTTCCAAAGTTTTCATGAGCCAAACCATATTCCTTGAATCTAGAAGTCGTGAAAAGTTTGGGATTTAGATCAatagggctgtcattaagagccgagGGCCAGGGATTACCCCTGGCAACTATGAATGTGGCCCCTGGCttctttcattggaaaataggagaaaaataaaatcaaaagaaatttctCTAACTGTTTGATTTCCttcctacttgttgtatttacccagcaacttgaaatctttgtGACAACCCTGGATCAATAAAACTATTATTAACCcattaacccattcacccctgagCTGCCCATAACTGCCCATGCGATGCcgatcagttttaatggtcaaggacaactttgtccgccaacttgtgcagagtgaaaaGATCTTTCGAACCATACCAGATTgggcacaattcagtcaagtaCCCCAGagagaaaggcaaaaaaccacgtaacattgacctgaaaatttccatgaaaatcttgttccactacccacctacctttcctttcatctaatcccaagatcctaaaagctttcctaaaaacctttgccaccaaaatgaagcctactaattGACTTACAGTAGAAGGAACAGTTTTGATTCAGTTTGATCCAGATgctggattttttttaactttatggttataatgattattatacTGGTAAGTTCCAAATTttagaataatattttttgtctCAAAGATTTTTAAGGATGGCCAATTTTTTATGAGTTTGGCATCTGAATCAACAGGTGTTATCTTGACTAACAAGACAGGGTTGGATGTAAAAATTAAGGGCTAACGCAGGAATGTTGCTAAGAGCGGGCTGCTGGCAAATTTCACTATCTGAATAAGAATTTACCACCAGCTCAAATTGCTCTGGGAAACAAAGACATGTGGTAATTTTTAgggtagcctgtgccacaggtaaaactaaactctggttaagtccatctgcgaAACAGCGACAAAATCCTTGTTGTGGGCCCTCACCTGGGtatcaggatttgagtatgtgtcatgattggcctgttaaaaaagccattgtcgatttgccagtCAGGAGCgtgaaaagaaattcaaaacacacTTCCAGTAactcgttgagtccgttggggatCTTGAACAAGGATATCGGTTGCTACTTCGCAGATGTTACTAACCAAGATTAAATTATGTCTGTGACACAGGCTATTTTGAGGATTGAGTTGGAGAAAAAGTTGGCTTGACAAATAAAAAAGCCTGTGTAGCTTTTCTTTAGCTACACACCTAAGTGACAGTATTTATTTTCACCAAAAGAGTAGACCAAAGCATCCAAGATACACTGTTtatgtaataatattatgaaaAATTACAACAGAAACAAGGAAAAATCATTAAACATGTCTTTATCTGTTCTGAGCTTTTTGCAGAAGAGTTATCAACCTGTTTGCATcccaacattaattttatttacttaaaTACAGATTTAAAGATCATCTGTGCCGAATTGCACTTGTTTGTTGGTACTTGGATTTCAAGGTGAAGCCTTAGGGCTTCAAATCTGGAAAATGCTGATCAGCAAAAATTCACAACTTCTACTTAGGGGGTTTCATTTTATTCATCTTTTGACTTTTGTTAATTACacggctgtcactaagatttcaagttccTGGGTATCTGCAATTAGTAGGTGGGGAAACTGAACAGCCAGGGAGTTCTTTTGGTCTCATTTTCCCTTTATTCCCTACGAAAAATAGCCGCCAGGGTTCATTCTCATAGTAGGTGGAAGAAATCCCCAGTCCCCTGCCCCTAGTGGCAGCCCTGAATTAAGTCTCTCTTTTCATAGAAACGGATCACAGTCCGCCCAGAGGTGACAGAATTCCTTACGAATGGTGAGATCTACAGTAAGGtttgtaacaatatttttcatggGAAGGCTCCTGCTGTTGGTCAGTGGGCTATCATCCAGACACTCTCTCGTCATGGCTTTTATGTGGTTGAGGAAGGTGACATTGCTGTTACAGATTCTGCCTTACAACAAAAGAAACCCTTTAGAAAGGTAACTATGTGTTATGATAGAATAATTTATTGTAACCAATAAATCACTAAAGAAATAAGTTGCCATACCTTCATTTAGTCAGTTAATCAGCCAATGAATTTTTCAAGTCAATCTGTCACTGAGCAGCCTAGTGAACAGTAGTGGAAATCTACCTTTAAGCATCTCATCTGGAAGGAAGCAAACTAGTTGGTTGTTTACAGTAACTGAGTAGTTAAACTCGGGACTattgagaacaaatccagctactAAAAAGTGGGGGTGGAACTTGAACTCTGGGCTGCCTTTCCTGTTCCGGTGCTCTATTAAACCTTCTCAGTCACACTGCCTTCCTATTTAGGCACTCCATCAACACTGTTATCTGGTGGATCAAGCAGTAATAATATTgctcaaatattttttgtttatatacAATTTGTATGAGTTACAATGTAGTCCACAGCCATGATTCCATAGCATTGTTATAATGACTTGtactatttattgttttgttttcagtccACTCATCTTGCCTTGATGGATTGCCTGATGAGTGCTTTCTCTACTCGCACTGTAAGTGTGCAACAAGTTGTGCAGAGTGTCAGGTATACCACTGGTTAAATTGTTTGTGACAACTTCTCTGTGTTAGGTTGAGGATTTGTAATAATCTTTATGACACAATAAacaatttcctttctttcaatTCCTTTTTCAACTTCCTTCAGCAAGTTTTCCTCATTCAATGCTTCTAAAGAGCTTCCCTTTGATCTGGAAGATGCATTACTCCTGTGGATCAACAAAATATGTGCCAGTTTAAATGATAATCAGCTAAAGAAGCAAAGACAACATGCTGAACAGCTACTGCAGAATCAGGACAAAGCCAAGAGGTTCAGGTTTCGTCGTGACCAGCTTCAGCCCAAAGTACAAACAGTGTTTCCTTTAATGGAAGATCTCTTGAAAGACATAAGTGATGGACAGAGTTTGCTTGGGATTATAGCATTTTACCATCCATCAGTTATCAGCCTAGAAggtaaatattaataaacagttaacgTATCGGCCTTTAAGTATTTGTGCAATGcaagaaaagctgtttttatgaATCCCTGAATTAGTTGCCGGGGTCCCACTTTTGAGGTGGGATGGTACATGTAGAAGGAGCTTAcattgttattcaaatttttgTGAATGCAAAATGTAACAtgaattaacaaaaataaaacattgcATGTAATTTACAGGGTTCGTGCAGAGTCTTGAATActtgaaaaagtcttaaaatttgcccagcaattttccagatctagaaaaagtctggaaaatagaggaaaaggcttaaaaaaattgtaaaaagtcttgagttttttGGAAAGCTACATTGTATACGATAACTGAGTTAAACATAAGTTTGAAACATGGCTCAtggaaaataaatcaaagaTGGTGACCCAGTATAATAcacataaacaagcagcttttgCTCACCTAGAAAATGTGCCTACATTGCATGCTAGTAAATTAAGTGCAGGAGAATTACTATAATATAATGATAACAGGTGCTTTATTAATCATTTATTATACCACATGCACAAATTTGTTTCTACTGCATGATAAATTCAGGGTTTGTGCAGAATTttgatccaaaattcaagacttttcccagactttttccaaaacaatagtttatttttccagactcaaggttatcaaataggtgaacaatagagaccttaaaacAAATGtaggaacaaagctttttccATGACGTGCAGGCGAGATTGAAAAAGATTTGACcaacatgaaaaaaatttcacttccgACGCGCttgttgtacatgtatatatttttatatggTATTATTGCTACAGCTACAAATgaatgctttatttaattttcaattattaCAGATATTCGTTTTGGCACAAACCTTTCTACGGAGGACTGTGTCCACAATCTGGACCTATTTCGCTCTTTGTGCAGTCAGTTAATCTGCACTTCTGTCCTAGCCCTAAAAATTGAAGATTTGTTGTATGGATCGCAAGCCATGAAGCCAAACATCACTGCTCTTTTAGCTGAGTTATTTAATGTATGTGAATTTGAATGGAAGTCACCTGAAATTGGTACCGAGAAGAAGCTGCTTTCTAAATCAGATGTTGATCAGCAATGTCTTGTTGCTAATAAAGAAAATTTCACTGATAACAGAAGTTTGAGCAATCCTCTTTTACTCTCCGAAAAGGATACAAACATTGGACACAGAAGCCCAAGAGAACATTTCAAgataaaaaatggacaaatttcATCCATGCCTGGACAGTTAAATAGCTCTTCTTCAGAGCGCATCCAACAGGTTAAAAGTGATATTTGGAAATCACAAAGTGATTCACAAGTGAACTCAAACAGTCGACTATCATTCAAGTCTCCATTTCAACTGGATTTTACTGTAGATGATGATCTGCAGCAGCCTCCATTAAATGAACCGTTGACAAAACAAGATGAATatgaaaaagataaagaaaatccATTTAATGGAATATTCCAGAGACCTGTTCTTGTTAGGGACCGAAAACTTAGTCTTCCTAACACATTTAGTGTCGGGGGAAGCCCACGTGTCACGCCCAGACAAGAACACTCTCTTCTTGCACGGCGCAACAAGCAAAAGCAAAGAACGCTTGATCTTGAGGAGTGGGATATGCAGCAAGAGGAAGTAGAAGGTAAAATCAATTAATAACTATAATTACTATTATGAAATTAGTTTTGGACTCACAAAGTAACTTTTCCATAACTTGGGAATGGGCTGTGAAGTTCATGTAGCTAGCTAAGAGCTGCTCAATCCACAaggcttaacccattcgcccctgaaccgcccgtaaccgcccgtgcggatccacgtcctttctaccctttgtgacgtcatcagttttaacggtcaaggacaactttttccactaacttgtgcagagtgaagagatctttcaaaccataccagaatgagcacaatccagtcaaggacaccagagaaagaggcaaaaaaccatgtaacattgacctgaaaatctccatgaaaatcttgttccattgcccacctacctttcctttcacctaatcctaagatcctaaaagctttcctaaaaactattcccaccaaaatgaagcctactaaatgcccagcaagagaaaaaaaaaatgaggcaagaaaagcgaaaaaagaggggaggagagaaagcgaaaagtaaaagtcaagactgctgtgtcacttttaaacccaaaaactatgtcgaaattttgctttctgtgcatgcttgaacttcgcaagctgatattttgcatctggatcagaaggccatgaagtgtacgacctgtaaaccggtttggggtaagttttagctctttatagcaccatagtgaccagaaaaccactggactagcttcaaaacgcgtttttcggcaaaatctccaggagcgaatgggttaagctgCAATTTAGTAATTTATGAACACCTTTTCAGTCCAATTTAAAAACTGGCATAAACAAAGTTTCATGTCAAGAATGAGGGCAAGTGGTTTGTCACAGGTTCCAAATGCCAAGAAACAGATGAAAGCCTGAGGCCATGTTTCAAGGTGTTTGGAAGCTGTAATGAAGCACGAAGCCCAAGTTTTTGACATGACTTCTCAAATGAAACAATAGAAGGAAATTATGCAGTGACATGTTTTCTCTGGTATTACTTTGTTTCCATGGGTTGTGTTAATAAATAATGACATTTCATTAAAATGCAAGTATTTGATCTCTGATGAAAACCTGGTGAGTGTTTTATCTGGTGTTTTATTGGGTATCAAGATTCATCCACCTGAGCCAAAAGATTGTTATTTATTGACTTTGAGAATGCAGTGTTCAGTTGTATCAAGAAATGCCAATGTATTTTTGGTAGTAATCCAAGCGTGATGGATAATAGAGGGTGATATTGATCATTAGTGAATGTTCTCAGGGAATGTTTTTATGTTTGATATTTTAAAGTGGTAAATAAAAGGTTTAGCCTGGAGCAAAATAATCAATTTCTTTTCCATCATCTTCAATTAAATTGATTATGTTGAATTGTAGCTGAAGAAAATTTATTCAAGCTTTGATGTAACATGGTTTAAATGGTATTTTATCAAAAATCAAGTCTTGCTGCCATAACTTGGCTTAAGTTTGTAACTTTGTTAGTTAAACTAACATTTAAACTGTGAGTAGCAAAACTCAATCATTATATAATATTGGATTTCAAAGAAGAGATCTTTTTGAGTGAACACATAAAAAACAAAGGtcttaatcttaatttttttttcacaatatgAACAGTaatgtgttttaaattttaaaaatatattttaaaaaaaatgcagaaaagaGTTTCTTCCTTGGAGCCTTCAAAAAGCAGCATTTTTAATAGTAACTTTCCATGTCATTTATAGAATACATAAATTTTAGTATTTTCTCTTAAAGTGGAAGTGATACTCACAAGAGTAAtgtcataattattattttaaacttcTCCAACCCATGGGTTTCTCTTGAATTCTCCTGTGAAActcaatgatttttttttttaagatctGAATTTTATAAATCTGCAAGAATAAATTTTTGTGATAGTTATAAAATTCAGTctttaaaatgttacagtattatccttttgtttattttgaatatCCCTGGAAGGTTGTATCAGGCACCTCAAGTATTCAtgtgaattttaaattctttattataaatatttctATAACAACTGAAAAAGTATAAAGTAACATGTTAAAAATCCAACTTCACAGATAAAAGCATTCTTCAGAGATATCTACAAGGTATGTTGTGgaatattataaatattatatgaatcacttaaaaataatatattttctatttttctttaaaactaaTCAGTGTAACAAAATTATAATATCAGTCGCAGCAACTGGGACTTACTCAAGTTTTATTCTCTTGGTTGTTTCCCACCTTAATGCCTTGCGGAAGTACTTTGAATTGTTGCCAAAATGTCGGACAGTGACAAGTGACCTTAGGCCAGACCTCTTCAATCCATTCATGATTGTCATCTTAAGATAAAATGCAGTGACTTCTCTCTAAGATCAGCAATACTGGGACCAGCACTGGCTGTTGCTTTCCCTTAGAGGTGTCTGCCAAAATGACTAAATAACAGCAAATACTAACCTTGTGCAGGTGCAAACATGTGTTTAGACCACGAGCAGCTGTCATTACTTAGAGCCGCATGCAGCAAGTGAAAAAgtattaagatggaatccatcaggaaattgagtacagtgaaaccctgcCTTACAGCCACCTCGTTATTACcgccactttttttggccacCTGGCAAAAaccgccatacattttcttgtaaaaaaacccTCATTGATACGGCCACCCTGTTAACagggccaaatttttttggcccattggtgaccgtattgatggggttccactgtaatttcagttttcagcagacaataaaatgtcaaatttcacaagaacgGTGAAAACGCAGGTGAAATTCTGAGAATTTCATGTCTGAGACATTtgttttctcgggctctcatgagaaattttctgccgtgttattacagataactgtTTACATCTATAGCtcttgaaaactgtaaaaaagaatgtgatattgtttaaatttaatctggtacaaggtttttgtccactgggaattaaaattactcaactCCCTGATGGCTTCCGTCCTAATTATGCAAATTAGTAGTCATCGCTCAGACTTCTGCACTCGTTCCTCTCAGATTCACCGTTTGACCCCCATGGGTGCTTTTGGTCTACcgtgactcaaaagaaaaatacagcACTGCTTGCAGTCTAACATGTATTATACCCAATAAATAAGTTTCTAAGCATTACTTTATACCAGAAAAGTAATAAGATAAATGACGAAGCTTTATAGTGTAtataaaaataaagcaatttggGATGTTGCTAATTTTGTTTACTGAAATATTGTACTTACTGACACCATTTTAGTA encodes the following:
- the LOC140945190 gene encoding uncharacterized protein — protein: MDELKVENVPLHVIPVTEYDPFEAKFAASLYWLVFRATEDGEFENIPSQVTSPIQRDSEKRITVRPEVTEFLTNGEIYSKVCNNIFHGKAPAVGQWAIIQTLSRHGFYVVEEGDIAVTDSALQQKKPFRKSTHLALMDCLMSAFSTRTVSVQQVVQSVSKFSSFNASKELPFDLEDALLLWINKICASLNDNQLKKQRQHAEQLLQNQDKAKRFRFRRDQLQPKVQTVFPLMEDLLKDISDGQSLLGIIAFYHPSVISLEDIRFGTNLSTEDCVHNLDLFRSLCSQLICTSVLALKIEDLLYGSQAMKPNITALLAELFNVCEFEWKSPEIGTEKKLLSKSDVDQQCLVANKENFTDNRSLSNPLLLSEKDTNIGHRSPREHFKIKNGQISSMPGQLNSSSSERIQQVKSDIWKSQSDSQVNSNSRLSFKSPFQLDFTVDDDLQQPPLNEPLTKQDEYEKDKENPFNGIFQRPVLVRDRKLSLPNTFSVGGSPRVTPRQEHSLLARRNKQKQRTLDLEEWDMQQEEVEDKSILQRYLQELHLNDLQRSQSLSGLDKAAPVEPRQSFHAWREETGASLSDTNLSSSRNQRISLDFRPNLTTNVTQKGREGSVPQKGAEGIHAAIKSSGIATKREEHTSQDSLSSVDSLNTRFTGDKPWESLAAVGKGSFVVLR